In the genome of Cryptomeria japonica chromosome 8, Sugi_1.0, whole genome shotgun sequence, one region contains:
- the LOC131857827 gene encoding cyclin-D2-1-like produces the protein MALNFDCLSNLLCEEDADWDDEVTSSSFPEDKVENLKSIELARLPDFPVEKEEMISLLALSSLDYVENYAEVKGHNTLSPLTAYLSINYLDRFLSSYESQVKPHGYILQLLLVASLSLATKMEDKVPPIIDLQVGGANFDFEAKAIHEMEVKILTTLKWRLCSITPFNFIRYLLFTVKCTSAVPQDLISRTIAFIIITTRVIDLSIHQPSSIAAAAVICACEEILKIESADCKEAILSSKAFNKEKIISCYNLMQQLVMDNCSTTNKISSGTSHTRNTNSSKRSKISHETLYMVVDQRW, from the exons ATGGCCCTTAACTTTGACTGTTTGTCAAACCTTCTATGCGAGGAAGATGCAGATTGGGATGATGAGGTCACAAGTTCGAGCTTTCCCGAGGACAAGGTCGAGAATTTAAAGAGCATTGAGCTCGCTAGACTACCAGACTTTCCTGTTGAAAAGGAGGAGATGATATCTTTGTTAGCATTGAGCTCACTAGACTACGTTGAGA ATTACGCGGAA GTTAAAGGGCATAATACTCTGAGTCCGCTTACAGCATACTTATCAATAAATTATTTGGATCGCTTCCTGTCAAGCTATGAATCGCAGGTGAAGCCTCACGGCTACATTCTGC AGTTATTATTGGTTGCGTCCCTGTCACTCGCAACGAAAATGGAGGATAAGGTTCCGCCGATTATTGATTTACAG GTCGGAggtgcaaattttgatttcgaAGCTAAAGCAATACACGAAATGGAAGTCAAAATTCTAACAACGTTGAAATGGAGATTATGCTCCATTACACCTTTTAACTTCATTCGTTACCTCTTGTTCACAGTCAAATGCACCAGCGCAGTGCCTCAAGACTTGATATCTCGAACAATCGCGTTCATTATCATTACTACTAGAG TGATTGATTTATCGATTCATCAGCCATCATCGATTGCTGCGGCAGCCGTTATATGCGCTTGTGAggagattttaaaaatagaatcAGCAGATTGCAAAGAAGCCATACTATCTTCCAAAGCATTCAACAAA GAGAAAATAATAAGCTGTTACAATTTAATGCAGCAGCTTGTCATGGACAATTGCTCTACCACAAATAAGATTTCAAGTGGCACGTCTCACACTCGAAACACCAATTCTTCTAAAAGGAGTAAAATCAGCCATGAAACCTTGTATATGGTAGTGGATCAACGGTGGTAA